One window from the genome of Paracoccus marcusii encodes:
- a CDS encoding RibD family protein, which produces MHAVDVTPRVWDRLLSVRTGQACACCGRFSAGERAALDLYAPVARRDLGPVTIAQIGQSLDGRVATATGDARDVSGPEGLAHLHRLRALVDGVVIGVKTALHDQPRLTVRLCSGHNPARIVIDPRGRLPDDALVLMADGARRIIVTGVNRPRAPGIEVLRLPAPDGRMDPIQVLDGLRNMGLGSLLIEGGGITITGFLEAGLLDRLQVSIAPLIIGSGPQGLTSLSPVDKLKDALRPDTRVFGMGSDIVFDCAFGDQAARAILPLHAPQPLVTAAS; this is translated from the coding sequence ATGCATGCCGTCGACGTCACCCCTCGGGTCTGGGACCGGCTTCTGTCGGTCCGCACCGGTCAGGCCTGCGCCTGCTGCGGTCGGTTCAGCGCCGGCGAACGCGCGGCGCTTGACCTCTATGCGCCGGTCGCACGACGCGATCTTGGTCCGGTCACGATCGCGCAGATCGGACAGTCGCTGGACGGGCGGGTCGCGACGGCCACCGGCGATGCGCGTGACGTGTCCGGCCCCGAAGGCCTAGCCCATCTGCACCGCCTGCGCGCGCTGGTCGACGGGGTGGTGATCGGGGTCAAGACCGCGCTGCACGATCAGCCGCGCCTGACTGTGCGGCTGTGCAGCGGCCACAACCCTGCGCGCATCGTCATCGACCCGCGCGGGCGGCTGCCCGACGATGCGCTGGTGCTGATGGCGGATGGTGCGCGGCGGATCATCGTCACTGGCGTAAACCGCCCCCGCGCCCCGGGGATCGAGGTCTTGCGCCTGCCCGCCCCAGACGGACGTATGGACCCCATACAGGTGCTTGATGGCTTGCGGAACATGGGCCTTGGATCGCTGCTGATCGAGGGTGGCGGCATCACCATCACCGGTTTCTTGGAGGCTGGCCTGCTGGACCGGCTGCAGGTGTCGATTGCACCGCTGATCATCGGATCGGGGCCGCAGGGGCTGACCAGTCTGTCCCCGGTGGACAAGCTGAAAGACGCGCTTCGCCCGGACACGCGCGTCTTCGGCATGGGCAGCGACATCGTCTTCGATTGCGCCTTCGGCGATCAGGCGGCGCGGGCGATCCTGCCGCTGCATGCGCCGCAGCCGCTGGTCACCGCCGCCAGCTGA
- a CDS encoding FkbM family methyltransferase, which translates to MQLRAYLGLIRSLAIYYNPLRRRQLRAFYGGLLQPGDLAFDIGAHVGSRARAMRAAGARVVACEPQEPFAGFLRRSLPRDIVLVQQAVGPTETVARMAVSSLHPTVSSLSTSFAAEAAAAPGFEHVRWDRSQEVRMTTMDALIAAHGLPDFVKIDVEGFELDVLSGLGQPLPMLSVEYLPAFRDRTLAVIDRLQDLSLYRFNPVTGEAGGFLWDDWRDADAVRAWLKGLDPQGGSGDLYARLA; encoded by the coding sequence ATGCAACTGCGTGCCTATCTGGGGCTGATCCGGTCGCTTGCCATCTATTACAACCCGCTGCGGCGCAGGCAGCTGCGGGCGTTCTATGGCGGGCTGCTGCAACCGGGCGACCTGGCCTTCGACATCGGCGCGCATGTGGGCAGCCGGGCGCGCGCCATGCGGGCCGCCGGGGCGAGGGTCGTGGCCTGCGAACCGCAGGAGCCGTTCGCGGGCTTTCTTCGCCGCAGCCTGCCGCGCGACATCGTGCTGGTGCAGCAGGCCGTGGGCCCGACGGAGACGGTGGCCCGCATGGCGGTGTCGTCGCTGCATCCGACGGTATCGTCGCTGAGCACCAGCTTTGCGGCCGAGGCGGCCGCTGCCCCCGGCTTCGAGCATGTCCGGTGGGACCGCAGCCAGGAGGTGCGGATGACCACCATGGACGCGCTGATCGCGGCGCATGGCCTGCCCGATTTCGTCAAGATCGACGTCGAGGGGTTCGAGCTGGACGTGCTGTCCGGGCTGGGCCAGCCGCTGCCGATGCTGTCGGTCGAATACCTTCCTGCGTTCCGCGACCGGACGCTGGCGGTGATCGACCGGCTGCAGGATCTAAGCCTTTACCGCTTCAATCCGGTGACCGGCGAGGCGGGCGGATTCCTGTGGGACGACTGGCGCGACGCGGATGCCGTGCGCGCCTGGCTGAAGGGCCTCGACCCGCAGGGCGGGTCGGGCGATCTTTACGCGCGGCTGGCCTAG
- a CDS encoding zinc-dependent alcohol dehydrogenase → MTARALWCTTPGEAQLRPAQVGDGVHVRSLFSGISRGTERLVLSGKVPSSEHDRMRAPFQEGHFPFPVKYGYANVGQATDGALAGRMVFSLFPHQTEFRLPEDALIPLPDELPPERAIMAANMETALNILWDSGAGAGDRIAVVGGGLVGLLTASLAARLPGAEVTVIDTLPERATTARDLGCAFANPGDAPGDQDVVIHTSASQAGLVLALSLAGPQATIAEASWHGAEQVALPLGGAFHSRRLRIVSTQVGGIPPDRAPRWTYRRRLTKALDLLRDARLDALISGQTAFADLPDAYPGILADPATLCHRIIY, encoded by the coding sequence ATGACGGCCCGCGCACTCTGGTGCACCACACCGGGCGAGGCGCAGTTGCGTCCCGCACAGGTCGGCGACGGCGTCCATGTCCGCAGCCTGTTTTCCGGCATCAGCCGGGGCACGGAACGGTTGGTCCTGTCGGGAAAGGTGCCGTCCAGCGAACATGACCGCATGCGCGCGCCGTTCCAGGAAGGCCACTTTCCGTTTCCGGTCAAGTACGGCTATGCCAATGTCGGTCAGGCAACCGACGGGGCGCTTGCCGGTCGCATGGTCTTTTCGCTGTTCCCCCACCAGACCGAATTTCGTTTGCCGGAGGATGCGCTGATCCCGCTGCCCGACGAGCTGCCGCCGGAACGCGCGATTATGGCCGCGAACATGGAGACAGCGCTGAACATCCTGTGGGACAGCGGCGCGGGCGCGGGTGACCGCATCGCCGTGGTCGGTGGTGGGCTGGTGGGACTGCTGACGGCCTCTCTGGCGGCGCGACTGCCGGGGGCAGAGGTCACAGTGATCGACACCCTGCCCGAACGCGCCACCACCGCGCGCGACTTGGGCTGCGCCTTTGCAAACCCCGGTGATGCCCCCGGTGATCAGGACGTGGTGATCCATACCAGCGCATCCCAAGCCGGGCTGGTGCTGGCGCTGTCCTTGGCCGGGCCGCAGGCCACCATCGCCGAAGCCAGCTGGCACGGCGCCGAACAGGTGGCCCTGCCCTTGGGCGGCGCGTTCCACAGCCGCCGCCTGCGCATCGTCAGCACGCAGGTGGGCGGGATCCCGCCCGACCGTGCGCCGCGCTGGACCTATCGACGCCGCCTGACCAAGGCGCTGGACCTGCTTCGAGACGCGAGGCTGGACGCCCTGATTTCGGGGCAAACGGCCTTTGCCGACCTGCCCGACGCCTATCCCGGCATCCTGGCGGACCCCGCCACGCTGTGCCACCGCATCATCTATTGA
- a CDS encoding 6-pyruvoyl trahydropterin synthase family protein codes for MFAVEVRDHIMIAHSFPSPTFGPAQGVHGATFTVDCAFFAAEMDDESLVVDIGLATEALAETLAPLRYKNLDEIPEFKGKMTTTEFLCKHIFDQMAGTVRAGGLKDGGRVKKLRVLLHESHMARAWYEGDI; via the coding sequence ATGTTCGCCGTCGAAGTCCGAGACCACATCATGATCGCCCATTCCTTTCCCTCGCCGACCTTCGGTCCGGCACAAGGGGTGCATGGCGCGACCTTCACTGTAGACTGCGCCTTCTTCGCCGCCGAGATGGATGACGAAAGCCTAGTCGTCGACATCGGCCTTGCAACCGAAGCCCTGGCCGAGACGCTGGCTCCGCTGCGCTACAAGAACCTGGATGAAATTCCTGAATTCAAAGGGAAAATGACCACCACAGAATTCCTGTGCAAGCACATTTTCGACCAGATGGCTGGTACCGTGCGGGCCGGCGGGCTGAAGGATGGCGGCCGCGTCAAGAAGCTACGCGTCCTGCTGCACGAAAGCCACATGGCCCGCGCCTGGTACGAAGGGGATATCTGA
- the ribA gene encoding GTP cyclohydrolase II, with protein MHVFPPTTPAALSVTATGDPLALRTAERVARMVSDLRLGLPVVLLGEPAAALILPVETLSPERFAALGSGGELVLTARRADALRHRPHEGEVALIPVPAGARLDWIQALADPSRQMPASAAVPQAPQHAPAPMHRAAIRLVKAAELLPAVLVVTGPDVVETALRNDLGILAADDVLNQILLPRDPRPVSNARVPMLAARNGRLHVFRAPDGGPEHYAVEVGTPDRSQPVLVRLHSACFTGDVLGSLKCDCGPQLQAALRAMEANGTGVLLYLNQEGRGIGLANKMRAYSLQDQGLDTVEANHRLGFEDDERDFRTGAALLRQMGIARVRLMTNNPAKIARLDSEGIEVVDRVALKVGRGPENTRYLDTKARKSGHLLA; from the coding sequence ATGCACGTATTTCCCCCGACCACCCCCGCTGCGCTTTCGGTCACCGCGACCGGTGATCCGCTGGCGCTGCGCACGGCCGAACGGGTTGCGCGCATGGTCTCCGATCTCAGGCTTGGCCTGCCCGTCGTGCTGCTGGGCGAGCCCGCTGCGGCGCTGATCCTGCCGGTCGAGACGCTGTCGCCGGAACGGTTCGCGGCCCTTGGTTCCGGGGGTGAACTGGTGCTGACGGCCCGTCGCGCGGACGCCCTGCGCCATCGTCCCCACGAGGGTGAGGTCGCCCTGATCCCGGTTCCCGCCGGCGCACGTCTGGACTGGATCCAGGCCTTGGCCGATCCGTCGCGCCAGATGCCCGCATCGGCCGCCGTGCCCCAGGCACCGCAGCACGCCCCCGCCCCGATGCACCGCGCCGCCATCCGTCTGGTCAAGGCGGCCGAACTGCTGCCCGCCGTTCTGGTCGTGACCGGCCCCGATGTCGTCGAGACCGCCCTGCGCAACGATCTGGGCATCCTGGCCGCCGATGATGTCCTGAATCAGATCCTGCTGCCCCGCGATCCCCGCCCCGTGTCGAACGCCCGCGTGCCGATGCTGGCGGCACGAAACGGACGGCTGCACGTGTTCCGCGCGCCCGACGGCGGCCCCGAGCATTACGCGGTCGAGGTCGGCACACCCGATCGCAGCCAGCCCGTGCTGGTCCGCCTGCATTCCGCCTGCTTCACCGGCGACGTGCTGGGCAGCCTGAAATGCGATTGCGGCCCTCAACTGCAGGCCGCCCTGCGCGCGATGGAGGCAAACGGGACCGGCGTCCTGCTGTATCTGAACCAGGAAGGTCGTGGCATCGGCCTTGCCAACAAGATGCGCGCCTACAGCCTGCAGGATCAGGGACTGGATACGGTCGAGGCCAATCACCGCCTTGGGTTCGAGGATGACGAACGCGATTTCCGCACGGGCGCGGCATTGCTGCGCCAGATGGGGATCGCTCGCGTGCGCCTGATGACCAACAATCCTGCCAAGATTGCCCGTCTGGACAGCGAGGGCATCGAGGTCGTGGACCGCGTCGCGCTCAAGGTCGGCCGCGGCCCCGAGAACACCCGCTATCTGGACACCAAGGCACGCAAGTCGGGACATCTGCTGGCATGA
- a CDS encoding class I SAM-dependent methyltransferase, whose amino-acid sequence MGFSAEWLGLREPADMAARDATLMAQAAVLSGPNPVVLDLGCGTGSTLRTLGPHLPDNARWHLVDNDPALLERAATEAPGRATVHQLDLRDLEGLPLDGVTLVTASALLDLMPADWIAALATRLADAGVPFYAALSYDGIMTWDPALPRDADVTRAFNDHQRGDKGLGPALGPDAAVTATQIFRDAGFDVHTGQSPWRIGPDQAPLHRALVQGIAEAASETGLSVATDWGRSRIAMAGDSRCLIGHHDMLALPPGTA is encoded by the coding sequence ATGGGGTTCTCGGCGGAATGGCTGGGCCTGCGCGAACCCGCCGACATGGCCGCCCGCGACGCGACCCTGATGGCGCAGGCTGCGGTTTTGTCCGGGCCGAACCCGGTCGTGCTGGACCTGGGCTGTGGCACCGGATCGACCCTGCGCACGCTTGGCCCGCATCTGCCCGACAATGCCCGCTGGCACCTGGTCGACAATGATCCAGCCCTGCTGGAGCGCGCGGCGACCGAGGCGCCGGGCCGCGCCACCGTCCACCAGCTGGACCTGCGCGACCTGGAGGGGCTGCCGCTGGACGGCGTGACGCTGGTCACGGCATCGGCCCTGCTGGACCTGATGCCCGCCGACTGGATCGCCGCGCTGGCCACGCGACTGGCTGATGCCGGCGTGCCGTTCTATGCGGCGCTGTCCTATGACGGCATCATGACGTGGGACCCGGCGCTGCCGCGCGATGCGGATGTCACGCGGGCGTTCAACGACCATCAGCGCGGCGACAAGGGACTTGGCCCCGCGCTTGGGCCCGATGCGGCCGTGACCGCCACGCAGATCTTCCGTGACGCGGGCTTCGACGTCCACACCGGCCAAAGCCCGTGGCGGATCGGCCCCGATCAGGCCCCTCTGCACCGCGCGCTGGTCCAGGGCATCGCCGAGGCCGCATCCGAGACCGGCCTGTCCGTCGCCACCGATTGGGGCCGCAGCCGGATCGCCATGGCAGGCGACAGCCGTTGCCTGATCGGGCATCATGACATGCTGGCCCTGCCCCCCGGCACGGCCTGA